A DNA window from Ostrea edulis chromosome 5, xbOstEdul1.1, whole genome shotgun sequence contains the following coding sequences:
- the LOC125648834 gene encoding protein rolling stone-like, whose translation MFKVAAKLVHITNGGVRVARGAVGTYTRYAYFSLTDRKGRQSSDGSLKNIKRYEPKYDLEYDTPEDYLLSQWTSNPWPYLYYRLLMACYFVFMVFYTAIVGTLKAKMLIMLTYWSFYLLTACQILRAANVWHYIQLRKSNHDIPEKLKSSRRIKLQWVLYNLSAGSAPIVTFLFWTIAYDGSGVTFINCSTHGANAAAVFLDLWITRMPMRMMHMVHSVYFGLIYSAFSIIYWYLGGTNQYGEPFIYKVLNYGESPLKAMYYIIAISFIVAPMIHSMFFLLYRLRLFLHRFLKVMDKRHKVETD comes from the exons ATGTTTAAAGTGGCAGCTAAGCTTGTCCACATCACCAATGGTGGGGTGAGGGTGGCCAGAGGGGCGGTGGGGACCTATACCAGATATGCCTACTTCTCTTTGACGGACAGAAAAGGGAGACAATCCAGTGATGGCTCCCTCAAAAATATCAAGCGATATGAACCAAAGTATGATTTAGAATACGACACTCCAGAGGATTATCTCTTGTCACAG TGGACCAGCAACCCTTGGCCTTACCTGTACTACCGCCTACTCATggcatgttattttgtgtttatgGTATTCTACACAGCCATTGTGGGGACTCTGAAAGCCAAAATGTTAATCATGCTGACCTACTGGTCATTCTACCTACTAACAGCCTGTCAGATCCTCAGGGCAGCTAATGTGTGGCATTACATACAGCTGAGGAAATCCAACCATG ATATTCCGGAGAAATTGAAGAGTAGCCGACGGATCAAACTTCAGTGGGTGCTGTACAATCTCAGTGCTGGCAGTGCCCCAATAGTCACCTTCCTGTTTTGGACTATTGCTTATGATG GATCAGGCGTGACCTTCATCAACTGCTCCACTCACGGTGCTAATGCTGCGGCAGTCTTCCTGGATCTGTGGATTACTCGGATGCCAATGCGAATGATGCACATGGTTCATTCTGTGTATTTCGGATTGATTTATAGTGCCTTCTCTATAATTTACTGGTACCTAGGGGGAACCAACCAATATGGAGAACCATTCATCTACAAAGTGCTCAACTATGGGGAATCCCCTCTCAAAGCAATGTATTACATAATTGCCATTAGTTTTATAGTGGCCCCCATGATTCACAGCATGTTTTTCCTGTTATATAGGTTAAGGCTATTTCTCCATCGATTTTTGAAAGTGATGGATAAGAGGCATAAGGTAGAAACAGattaa